tgcctttttttggggggggggggtaaaaacagaaaaaatatatatataaccttTTTCCGGCTCGCTTTAATTTACACTAAATGCAACcaaatgtataataatatatattgcaTAGACTTATCTTATATTTATGCCTCCCGCTTTGATTCCATTCAGCAACATTTAAGACTTTCGGTGAGGAAAGTCTTTCTCTGTGTTGTCATGGAAACGACATGGACGCAAACACCTCTACTTAGGTCAGCAATAATAAgaatgaaaataatttaatcTGTTAAAACAACCTTGGTGTGAAATTATTATGACATAGGACAGCACTGAAAATAAGTTATCTTATGAAAATTTTGTTTAACCATGACAATAATtacgtttttcatgtttttatacatAAAAACTCAGAGAATACTGGAACATCTGACTTCATTCTCATTATTTCTTGTTGTATTAACATTTTACCCGTAAAACTTATCAAGTCTTCATCATGTTGtaaatttttttcttgtcatatcACGACTTCATTCGTCATTTGAGaacttatttttgtattattatatttttaccaAAGAAACCTAATAACTTTTCCGTCACGTTACAAGTTTACTGCTGTAActtagcaccttttttttttattttttttatcgtatTAAAATTTTGCTGCTATTACTGCTTTTCCTGTTATATTGCAATTTCAGTTAcgtagttgttttttattttattttattttatatttcccAACGTTTGATGggatttattctattttttttttttttctctgctccTATTAGAAGCTTCCGCTGAAAAATATCTATGAACCAAGCGGCACTTTTATTGAATCAGGTGTTTGCTGTCAGTGGGCTTGCTAGCTactaaataataaacacaaacatCGCAGCAGGGCCTTAAGTCATGACACAAGTTGAATTATTGGTAGTGTGTGTATAAATATTTCAATAATTGCTGTTTGCTACATAATTGATTAGAAATGATCAAGAGCTGTTTGAGTGTTACAAGGAAGCTTATTTCTTTCTTATGCacattgttatgtttttttttttaattcaagctCAATTTAAATTCTCAGTCtgtcatttcttcttcttctactacttctacttctccttcttctccttcttctccttcttcttctactactaattcttcttcttcttcttcttcttcttcttcttcttcttctactagtacttctactactactactactacttcttcttctccttcatcttcttcttctactacttcttcttctactactacttcttcttcttcttcttcttctagtacttctactactactactacgactacttcttcttctccttcatcttcttcttctactacttcttcttctactactacttcttcttcttcttcttcttcttcttcttctagtacttctactactactactactactacttcttctactcctccccctcctccttcttcttcttcttcttcttcatcttctttttctactagtactttttttttgctgtaaaacatacaaacatggctcttcttcttctactactactacttcttctcattcttcttcttcttctacgacttctccttcttctccttcttcttcttcttcttcgtcttctactactactactatttgaCTCTTCTGTAGACAAAAGGAAtttgtgacccccccccccccacacacacacacacacacacacacaaacacacacacgcacacaatacaAATAAGCGTTACtgaatatattttcatatacaGCGAGTACCTGAACGCCTCACCAACATTTCATGTTATTTGTCCGGATTGCTCGTTATTGTCGTCCCGCAAGTCCGCCCATTAGGCCTTATAAGTTGCCTGTTTGATCACGGcctagccccccccccaaaaaaatctctcacacatgcacgcaaacacacaccgctaaccccccaccccccatgctCATTAGGCCTGATTAGTTATACAATGTTCCTGATTACCGTCGCCATGTTTTAATTAGCGCCCCATATGCGTAACGACGTTCCCCCACCGCCCTCAAAAGTTCACGCGGTTGCCGTTCTCTTGTTGAGGAGCAAATACTGGATGTGGTCATTTACAGTGTGTTCTGGTTTTTAGTACTGTCCGGTGAACCTCCCTAGGATAGGGACCGAGCCCTGGCGCCTTTGAGTAATTCACGCCCATGCAAACAGGTTTAGAATTTGCTCAGAGGTGCAAAAGATGGTGGCAGAGCACTACTTTTATCCAAATTAAGCTCCTCAAATCACTTCCACGCAGTTCCTTCGCATCAAGATTCCACAAGATGGAGACAAAGCACGTATTTCAATCTGATGGGGCTGAAAGGTGTTTACACAGCAATCATGTCATGCTGACCTTTCACAATAAATCTGGAAACGTGTGAATGTGTTTTGGCTTTTATAACTGTATGAAGACAAAGTGTGTTTGGGGAGTCAAATCACTGGGCCACTTTTGGGATGATAGGATGTAGGTAtagaccagggatgggcaatctcggtcctcgagggccggtgtccctgcaggtttttgaggcttccgttttccaacacagctgatatatgatcagctcatcagcaagctctgcataagagggataacgatctcgttgattggaatcagcttgtgttggaaaacggaaacctcaaaaacctgcagggacaccggccctcgaggaccgagattgcccatccctggtatagaccgattatcggccgggccgattatcggtggcgatatttgacttgttgacaaatatcggcatcggccgtttTACAAATTTGAAGGGCAATAAAGCTGAAATCAAGTtatgtcattaaataatttaaaaaaatacatttagaaattatgttgaaattttggaaaactatttttacagtagaaaactttagaaaacgcatttatttatttatttatttatttatttatttattcactgcaaacaatgggaagtcccaacactttttaatttattaaaaatactaattaaagcatttttttttagaaattatgttgacattttggaaagctttatttacagtagaaaactttagaaaattatttatttattcactgcaaacactgggaagtcccaacactttttaatttatacaaaaaaattaatcataataataaaaaaatttgaaattatgttgaagttttggaaaactttatttacagtagaaaactatttaattatttatttatttgcttgcttagttttgaatgtagcttaacacatgctgatgaccctggaagttccctacattttctacaatttctgttaaaatttttaattaaacaaaactgtcttttgtttatatgttttgaaattaaaaactttttttttttttttttacacaattatttcctcttttactgcaaatgatatcggcttgaaatatcggttatcggcctccttgacgacgaataatcggtatcggcatcggccctgaaaaaaacgtATCCGTCTATCACTAATAGGAAGGAAGTGTGTGTCCTGATCGGGACAATAAAGATTTTACACACTGATGTCATGTTGACCTCTTGTGGCGACCTCGCATCTAATGTGTGTGGGACGGGTTATGCGTTTTATAACTGTCATCCAAGAGTGGTCTCACACacgcaaaataaaaatcgcGCTTACAACATAAAccatttttgggggttttctATAACATCCTAACCCCTTTACACCTCTGCCCCAGATTTATGGCCCCTTAAATTCAACTGTGAGATCATCTGCTCAGGTTGTATATTTGTACACGTGATAAATATTTGACAGAAGCGAAAAGTGATTCAGCAGAGGCCTTTTGTAGTGTGTGTTTACATCATCCGTTCCGATTTTATCTATGTATGTCAATGATAAATATTGTAACAGGACCACTGAACACTTCCCATTGTGCGTCGgctgttgtgtgtgcgtgtgtggtcaCGGTTGCCTCGATGAATTTTCTCCATTAATGGCGTATTAGCGGAGGTCAGTCCCCCCTCAAGACATtgcgtataataataataataaaagaataacAGATTAGACTTCCACTGCCTCTGTCCTAATCTCcccctctcacacacacacacgcacacgtatacgcacacgcacattttggggtgggggggggtagaGAAAAGCGGGTTGTTTGCATATGTGTGAGTGAGAGAGTGCGAGCAAGAGACATAGTAGCGTAACAGAGGCCCGCTATTCTCCAAGGCGCCCCCAACCCAACACCACCAACCATCCGACGCCCCCCACTCCCCCACCCCGACGCTGCACTCAAGACTCGGAGCGTCATTAAAGTTTCATGGCCGCAGCGCTCGGCCAAGGTCTATTTATGAAAATGTGCTTCCTCGCTtcatggaaaaaagaaaaaaaaatgcatacaaaaaCACAGGAGGAGGCGGGCGGCCTAATGTGAGAGGAGAAGCGGCATCAAGTGCAAACATGGCCGACGTTTGTTGAGATGTGATGAGCTTGCGTTGACGGTTTTGCCAGCGTAGGGCTCAAATATGAAACAGCGACGATTCATAATGCAACAGACATTTTCATATCAGGATTAAAAATCAGATGGATTAAAGCAACAAGTCGCTTTTTGTCGGCTTTCATTATTTaacatctactttttttttatactcgtTCACTACCATTGACAGCTAAAGatgtcaaaaatccattttaacatggctggaagtaaatgagttaattgtttttgttcaagaaaatatttccaCAAAACAATTGTTCACATTTTAGAGCAGCCAATGACTGGAATGCGTAATGACCTCATGTTTCCAGAAAAGGTCAGATACAGTTTTTAGAGTGACCAGTGACCAATaactgaaaaatattttcagaaagtCATcagttaaacttttttttttttttttttttttacagtggttAATGACTATAGAATGTTTTCAGCTATttgtaaatgtaattattttcagACTCACCAatgatttgattatttattttttatttttttgtaaatgattaAATTAATATATACTTGTTTGAAGGACCAATGACTGTCGTATATTTTAATGATTGGTCAGATACATTTCATTGTTTGCAGACTGGCTAGATTGTCAGATatatttgaacaatttttaaAGTGGCCATTGACTGCGAATGGATGACAACAGCTGATGTGCAATTTCGTAGTCGTGAGTTTGGAGACTGAAGAAACGCtctcatgcatgcatgcatgttctCAAATatatctggggggaaaaaaagtattcaaaATGGTATCTTTTACATATTAAAATGCACAAATGTTATGATTTGTATTATGTCAGGAAATGAAAGATTTATGCACATAATGCTATTAATTGAGCAGGTTTGGATCCATTTGATATGTTGCCTGATTTAGCTGAGCTCtgtttatataataataacaatgatgatgatgatgatgataataataattattattattattattaatgtatttatgagTATAAATAATAAGAGACAATAAAATtacatatgattttttttgttaagcattttttgttcttttttttataaacatacaatatgtcatttttcaatcattttttgcatgccattttttcatgtaatttgtatgtatttaataaactttttttccccatttgatttatttttttaataaaccaatattattattcccccccccccccccccccccatttattCCCAAAATAAGTTTGGTAAGTGGCACATTAAGTGAATTGATGGatttaaagcaaaaacaaaattaccTATAATAAGTAACCAAGTCAGacttttttctgcctttcttttgttttttagaatacAAAATTGCAGAAATAATGTTTAAACGTGTAAAAACAGAATTTGTCATATAAGTACACAATTAAGTGTGAAATGTTActtgaaaaatattaattatattgTTACATAATCACATTACATTTTTGCGGTATAATGAAAGCATGTTTTgaagtgacttttatttattttattttatttttttttaaacatgacacAGTAAGAAGGCCTCTCTGCACGTTGATGAAGTTGACTTTTCCCAAATTGACTTTGAGTCAAACAAAAGTTTAACGTGAAGTTactacaacaataacaaaaacaaaatcaagacAACAACAAGTGTGTGCTCCCATGGTGCGCAATCGTAGCAGCAACAGGCAGCGGCCATATTGGGCCCTCCAGCCTCACTTTTGAAGGCCCGAACATTTGGCATCATACCAAAGTCACGAAACTGGCAACTGCTTTTCCGTAGTCAGCATATTCAGTTACACTTTTTAAACTGGCCAACAACTGCACTTTTTACAGTGTAGGCCATATACAAGTCATCACTACATTTTAGAATGACCAATGACTTTTTCACATGATAGATTACTTTATTGAGTAATTCGTGCCTAAAGGATTGGTTCCTGATTATGGGTTATTCACAACTTTTTTGTGACCAGGGACTAAAATGTCAGATAGTTATTCGCTACTTCTTCAGACTGACCAATGACTGAGCCACTAATTTTGAGAGGCCAATGACTCTATTGTGCGTTGAGAAATCATTTCAGAGACAATTAAGCATTTTTTAGCGTGATCAATaactacagtttttttttttttttcagcattggTCAcacataattaactcatttgctcccaaagacgtatttatacgttttttgttttgttttgttttgttttttaaaatgttttttatgctagagcatagagaaggccgtgaaaaacgcttgaagcaatggtagttattacaaaaacagccagcaggtggcagaagagtataagagatcaaacagagccatgttgcaaaaaactcttttccccactgttttaaacagatttgggatgaaacttagctatattctaatgctaattgctgcaaaatggaaacagatagaaatatacattttttttcctgatgaaagaagagatgctaatttttgttttggtagattccatgttttatagtactctgtgggccttgccaaagcagtcaaaatccagtaaaggggttgcttcagtgaaaatggccgggagtgaatgagttaagcattaaATGTTTAGAGCAACCAATGACCGAATCACTGCACATCGCACTTTGGCGAAAACTTGGGCATCCGTCAATGATGGGTCAACGAACAACACGAATGGCTTTTGTAAGAGGGGCCAACGACTGTGTTCTGTTTTCAGCATTTAGATGCAATCAAACACTTTTTAGAGTGGCCAATGACTCTATTATGTTTTCATAAATTATTCATTTACAACTGATCCCTTTTTTAGAGTGACCAATGACTTCAGAACATTTTCAGCATTGGTCACGCACAATTAAGCAGCGCTTTCGAGCGACCAATGACCAAATCACTGTTGGGGAGAGTACAATGACATTATACTGTTTCCAGCAAAGTGCATCCAGTCAAACAACTTTTTAGAGAGACCAATGACTGTTTATCATTTTCAGCAATTGAACtgataaatgttatttttttagaatgacCAATGACCGAATcaccagtgtatttttttttataaggctTTGAAAAGTGGGCACGTCAAAAATGTGGGCACACGTCAATGATGGGTCAACGGAACGACGCAAATCGCCTTTGTAGAGAGGCCAATGACTGTGTTCTGTTTTCAGCATTTAGATGCAATCAAACACTTTTTAGAGAGGCCAATGACTGTATTGTTTTCATAAATTATTCATTTACAACTTATCCCTTTTTTAGAGTGACCAATGACTTCAGAACATTTTCAGCATTGGCCACATACAATTAAGCAGCACTTTAGAGCGACCAATGACCAAATCACTGTTGTAGAGCGGTCAATGACACAATACCGTTTCCAGCAAAGTGCATCCAGTCAAACAACTTTTTAGAGAGGCCAATGCCCGTTTAGTATTTTCAGCAATTGAACTGATAAATGTTATCATTATTTTTAGAATGACCAATGACTGAATCGCTGTTAGACACGCCAGTGACTGTATGTTTATTTTCCCCTCACTGAAATCACAGCCTGTTGCTGAATTTGATCAaattaataactttttttttttttagagcggcCAACGATTGTAAACACATTTACCCCCTCAATAAATATGCTGAAagtatttataataatacagGAATCTGTGCGAGAGGATGACGTAAAACGTGCACGTTTTATTTCAGCTTCTGTCATGTACACAGACACATTATTCAAGAACACCCTTTCACAAATCAAATCCATTCgtttcaattttttaaaaaaaatcaaaataaattaattaaaaacaaaaaagggggaaatgtttaaataatgaaataaataagttaTGTATCTACAAAGTGCGCTCcatttatgtatttgtgtttgtacggggggatgggggggggggggtaaataaTAAGATGCAGTGGTTACTTttatcaatagaaaaaaaatgatggtcatacTTGATTGTCAAAGCATCATTGTGGTGACAGCTTTTTACAGTGACTTCCTTCTACTGTGaatcatcaaaacaaaaaaacaagaaaaaaaaaaaagttcttattTTGTGTGCGCTAAATCACCATgaacacttttgtgtgtgtgcgtgtatagtAATGAGGTAGACACACAGCCACGACACAACTGtgtgtttcttcttcttattgcGATGCGTTCATTGCGGTGGGAATTTCCTGAACTCGCACAGAAGACGCCCTcgatcgattaaaaaaacaaaacaaaaacaaacatgcatgtggcttctctttctctcactttttttttttgacatcttcatcaaaaataatcaacaaaacCAATTCGATACATCGGTGCAGCCTATTCACACAATATGTACAacgataaatattaaaaaaagggagtcatttgtattttctttgtaCAATAATTGCCTTATGAATGAAGAAGTCCGAGCGTGGTGCTCTCACGGTGGGCTTTTATCCAAATCCTCGTCCAGTTTTTGACCATATACAAGACATTTCATCACCTTCGCAtacactgtaaataaataaataaataaataaataaataaatacaagtgattgaataataaaaatattcacattCTGTAAGGTAAatgtgtaaagaaaaaaaactgcgaaACTAAAAGTAAATGCAATCGAgtataaagtatttatttttatttttttttattatagctcattgtaataaaatttgcactggccACAAATCATTCTTGtagctgttaattttaagaaatTATCTTAGCGTAATGGACATCTTGCTTCTCGTCAGAGTTGTGCTTATATTTTCACGTCATGGCGTCATAATTTGAGGAAAATAACCGCAAGTACAACtctgttttcataaaaaaaaaaacagtgataaACAGTCCTAAAATCTACTTAAGTACAGTAACGTCTTTTCTACGTCATGACGTCATCTGCTAAAGTTGAGGAACGTAAGGAGAAAGTACAGATATTTCTTTTCAAATAGGGAGTAAGGCCCAAGAAATTTAGCAAAGTGCAGACGCCAGGAAATCTCTACTCAAGTGCAGTAACGAGGTATTTTTATTTCGTTACTTCAAATAACGACAGATGATGAAATGTTTCGTTAAGAGGCCAACACAGCAAAGTAACGAGCCTATTTTGCCAAAGCAATAACggagtaagtaaaaaaaaaaagtggtcagaaaaaactaaataaagaaCAGATACCTGAAGGATCTGCTTAGTTACAGTAACGAAGTATTCGTGAGCTCCCACAACATTCAAGGTGATGAAATGTCTCACAGAGGCACGAACATAAGATAGCAGCCGCTCCATGATTTGTCTCTCCATTTTTCTcgcgtttgtgtttgtttttagtgcGTGGCCGAGAACTTCATGCGCTTCTGTTTCTGCCTCTGGTTGCAGAACCAGACGCGCACCACGTTCTTTTTCAGGTCCAGCTTCTCGGCGATGGCGGCGATCTTCTCGGACGAGGGCCGCGGCTGCACGGCGAAGTAGGCCTCGAGCGAGCGCTTCTCCGGCGCGGCGATGGACGTGCGCTTGCGCTTCTTGTCGCCGCCGCTGAAGATTTCCGGCTTGGCCATCTTCTCGCGCTGCGCACGCTCCGCCTCCTCCAGCCACGCCTCCAGGATGGGCTTGAGCGCCACCATGTTGTTGTGCGACAGCGTCAGCGACTCGAAGCGGCAGATGGTGCTCTGGCTCAGGCAGCCCACGCCGGGGATCTTCAGGTTGGCCAGCGCCGCGCCCACGTCCGCCTGCGTCACGCCCAGCTTGATGCGCCGCTGCTTGAAGCGCTCGGCGAACGACTCCAGCTCGCGGGGGTCCGGCTCGGCGTCGCCGCCGGCGgggcctccgccgccgccgccgccgcctccgcccACCACCACTCCCGCCGCCGCGTGCGAGCCCAGGCCGTGGTGCGCGTGCATGTTCATGGACtgcgggtggtggtggtggtggtggtggtggtgctgcATGTGGTTGATGGCGCTCATGTGCGACGCCGTGGAGCACACGTCCGAGGCCGCCATGCCGCCCAGGGAGATGCCGGGCGTCAGGTGCTCCAGCAGGTCGCCCTCCAGGCCCTGCGCCGGCTGGTGGTGGTGCGccgggtggtggtggtgcgaCGTCAGCACGGACGGGTGGTGCAGGTGCGCCGACGACGACGTGGGCGTGCACGTCATGCTGGTCATGCTGGTCATGGTGTGGTAGGTGGCGTCCGGCTTGAACGGGTGGCTCTTCTGGGCCACGATGTCCACGGCGGCCAGCGCCTCCGCCCGCTGCAGGAGCGTCTCGTCGAAGCCCGCGAAGATGTTGCCTTGCAGCTGCGCCcgcgcacatgcacgcacacacacaaaaaaaaaatgttaaagtttTCATTGGAAGCGTTCGATGGCAAAAGTGGCCCGAAATTGACGGGGAAATGAGTCACCGGAAGTTGCTAAAATCAATCACATGCCCTTATATGGTCCTCGTGCAAATGACAGGTTCAGGTtagctcgaaaaaaaaaaacaacaacttgattcatcaaaaaaaaaaaaaaaaaatatatatatatatatatatatatacacatgaaattaaaataaatttaaatctaATTTAAAGAAGAagtaaacaaaattaaatatcGACTATATGTGCAATTAAGTGAGCAAAAGGCCATATTGCATTAATTGTCTTACAGTGACCGGAACTGCCTGAAAATGTAATGCTTATTCGTTGTCATTTCCAAGTGTATTGATAGCGTCAAggatctttttttccccgacagaTTTAACTTAAATGTAAGGTCCTTAATTTACACTGGCCGGAAGTGTTTTTAGAACGTACAGTCGTGCAATAATCAATAAAACAGACTATAAATGCTCATTTGTATTTGCACGCCCGGAAATTTACCCAAATCAAGATGTCCAGTTTAATGGCATAcccatatatggtcattttgcTGTTAACTTTGAGTTGCATAGTGACCGGAAGAGTCAGCAAATGCAAGCGTCAagttgaataacatttttactTTGTCACTGTTTTTAATATGAAACTGAAAGTTTATTGGAACTATACGCTAACTAATGTTTAACGTTTAACAGCATGCCCAAATATGGTCATTT
The Festucalex cinctus isolate MCC-2025b chromosome 18, RoL_Fcin_1.0, whole genome shotgun sequence genome window above contains:
- the pou4f4 gene encoding brain-specific homeobox/POU domain protein 3-like — translated: MMSMNSKQPFSMHPILHEPKYTPLHSSSEAIRRACLPTPSLQGNIFAGFDETLLQRAEALAAVDIVAQKSHPFKPDATYHTMTSMTSMTCTPTSSSAHLHHPSVLTSHHHHPAHHHQPAQGLEGDLLEHLTPGISLGGMAASDVCSTASHMSAINHMQHHHHHHHHHPQSMNMHAHHGLGSHAAAGVVVGGGGGGGGGGPAGGDAEPDPRELESFAERFKQRRIKLGVTQADVGAALANLKIPGVGCLSQSTICRFESLTLSHNNMVALKPILEAWLEEAERAQREKMAKPEIFSGGDKKRKRTSIAAPEKRSLEAYFAVQPRPSSEKIAAIAEKLDLKKNVVRVWFCNQRQKQKRMKFSATH